The DNA region TTCAGGCGGTTTTTAAAGATACCCCAAGTGATTTTAGGTTCTTACCAAACCCGGGCAAAAACGGTACAATAAACCATGAGTGTTAAAACATTTCCCCTGACCAAAGCCCAACTGGAAGAGCTGGCAAAGCGCTACCCTACCCCCTTCTATGTCTACGACGAGAAGGCCATACGGGAGAACGCCCGGGGGGTAAAAAAAGCCTTTTCTGTCTTTCCTTCCTTTAAAGAACATTATGCGGTCAAAGCCCTGCCCAATCCCTTTATCCTGAAAATTCTGGCAGACGAGGGTTTTGGTGCGGACTGCGCCAGCCTTCCGGAGCTGATCCTGGCGGATATGGCGGGCATGAAGGGTGAGGACCTGATGCTCACCTCCAACGAGACCCCGGCCCGGGAGTACCAGGCCGCTCGGAACCTGGGGGCGGTGATCAACCTGGACGACTTTACCCACATCGAATACCTGGAAAAAACGGCGGGTATTCCGGAGCTTATTTCCTGCCGCTACAATCCAGGGCCCCTTAAGGGGGGAAACGCCATCATCGGGAAGCCCGAGGAAGCCAAGTACGGCCTGACCCGCGAACAGGTGCTTGCGGCCTTCCCACTGCTCCGGGATAGGGGGGCCAAGCGCTTTGCCCTGCACACCATGGTGGCCTCTAACGAACTCAACGCGGATTATCATATTGAGACCGGGCGTATACTCTTTGAACTGGCGGCAGAACTCAAGGCTAAGACCAGCATCAGATTAGAATTTGTGAACCTCGGGGGCGGCGCGGGGATTCCCTATAGGCCGGAACAGGAGGCCCTGGATTATGAGTACCTGACCCGGGGCCTCAAAAAAGCCTATGACGAAATTATTATCCCTGCGGGGCTGGACCCCTTGGGCATACACACCGAATGGGCCCGGGCGATCACCGGCCCCTACGGCTGGCTCGTTTCCCGGGCCATCCACAAAAAAGACATATACCGCAAATACATAGGGCTTGACTCCTGCATGGCGGACCTGATGCGCCCCGGCCTCTACGGTGCC from Treponema primitia ZAS-2 includes:
- a CDS encoding diaminopimelate decarboxylase, translating into MSVKTFPLTKAQLEELAKRYPTPFYVYDEKAIRENARGVKKAFSVFPSFKEHYAVKALPNPFILKILADEGFGADCASLPELILADMAGMKGEDLMLTSNETPAREYQAARNLGAVINLDDFTHIEYLEKTAGIPELISCRYNPGPLKGGNAIIGKPEEAKYGLTREQVLAAFPLLRDRGAKRFALHTMVASNELNADYHIETGRILFELAAELKAKTSIRLEFVNLGGGAGIPYRPEQEALDYEYLTRGLKKAYDEIIIPAGLDPLGIHTEWARAITGPYGWLVSRAIHKKDIYRKYIGLDSCMADLMRPGLYGAYHHITVPGKETAPLTETYDVVGSLCENNDKFAVQRQLPKIDTGDFVVIHDAGAHGRAMGFNYNGKLRCAELLLRPDGSALQIRRRETIEDLFATLDRVALEDFKITL